The following nucleotide sequence is from Candidatus Alcyoniella australis.
CCGACATATCGCGTGCTCGATCATCCGGCGGACCTCTATCTGGAGCTCGAGGCGCACGACGAGCGCGAGCTGTTCGTCGCGGCCGCGCAGGCGCTATACGATCTGACGGTCGGCGATTACGCGGCGCCGGCTGCCGAGCGTCTGGAGCTCGAGGTCGAGGGACGCGACCTGGAACACCTGTTGCAACGCTGGCTGAGCGAACTGCTGTTTGTGCTCGACGCGCAACGGATCGCCGTCAGGCAGGTCGAGGTTACGCGGCTCGAGACGGGCCGGGTCAGCGGCAGCGCCCAGGGCGTGAGGCTGGCCGACCTCCAAGAGCCGCCCAAACTCGAGATCAAGGCGGCGACGTTTCACGGCCTACAGATCGATCGCGGCGATGGCAAAATCGTTGCACGGGTGCTGTTCGACGTATAGCTTGTTGGATCAATCGGTCCAAGCTGTGCGCATGGAGTCGCCGGGCAATGGATGTTGACGAGGCCTACCTGACATACAACGAAGACGACGACGAGCTCGAGTTCGACGCCGGCGGCGTGGACCTGTTGCTGTTTGCCGCGGCCGGCGCTGCGTTCTTCCCGTTGCTGCGCGGCCTACACGCTGTGCTGGCGCACTCCGTGGTCCCGCCGACGTCGGCCCTGGCGAGCTTGGGATTCGCAGGCGGCGCGCTGATCGCCGCACGGATCAGGCGTCGCAATCCGGACGCGCCCTGGCCCGCGTTCGCGTTTCTCGGACTCGCGGTCGGACTGCTGTTGTTCACGATTTTATTCCGGCTGTGGCCCGATCGCCTCGACGGCGTTCAGGGTCCGGCCTGGGTCGCGGTCGCGGTTTGGTCCCTGTGCCTGGCGGTCGTGTTGTTCTGGATCGGCTCGGCCCTGTCCTGGTCGCTGTGCATCGCTTCGCGCAACGCTGCCGGTCCTCTGGCGCGGGCGCTGTTCGGCTTGAGCCTGGGTCTGGGCATCGGCGCGGCGTTGCTCTCGCTGCTGGGCGGCCCGGGCGCAATGCTCGTGCTGGCGATGGTCTGCTCGCTTTGCTGCGCCTGGATGGCGTTCAACAACGGCCCGCGCTGGATCGTCTGGTCCGGGCTGGGCCTAGCCTCGGCGTTGCTGGTCACCGGAGCGGTCGACTTGTTCCATCCCTACCTCGAACGTGGAACGGGCCGGGCGCATTGGAACAGCGCGGCGCGGGTTCAGCTCGAACCAAGTGCGGACGGAGACCGGCTGTTGATCGACCGCCGCCTGCGGTTCCAGACCGGTCCGGGTTGGGACGCGCCGCCAGTGTCGAAACTGCCCGCCTTATTGCTGGACCCGACCGACGTGCTGGTCCTGGGTGCGGCAGGCGATCGCCAGGCGCGCTGGATGTTGCGCAACGGAGCGACCCGCGTGCTGACGCAGCCCGAGTCCGCGCTGGTCCCGATGGCGCTGGGCAAGCCGACCGTTGAGCTGTCCTGGACCGCACTCCGCGGAATCGCCGCCCTGGGTCAGCAGCGTTTCGATCTGATCTGGCTGCCGCAGCGCGTCGATCTGCGGGCCGCACGCTCGGGCGAGCTGCTGTTTCACGCCGACCGGCTGCTGACGCGCGAGGGGATTGCGGCGGCTCTGGAACACCTGTCGGACGAGGGCCTGCTGGTGATTGAGGCTTGGCCCGGGGACGAGGGGCTGCTACTGGGTCTGCTGGCGCTGGTGCGCACGACGTTCGGCGATCTTGACGCGCGGCGTCACGTGTTCGCGGTGCAGGGCGACGAACTGGCGCTGATCCTGGTCCGCCGCTCGCCGTTCGAGGGCGGCCGCGCAGTGGGCGGGATCGACGCGCTGATCAGCGCCTGCACCTCTCGCGGTCTGACGATCCACCACGCGCACCTGCTGCAGGGCCGCGATCGCCTGACCCGCTGTGCGATCAAGTACGTCGGCGGCCCACAGCTTGATCGCTCGCCCTCGCGCGATCGGCCGTTCTTTTTCGCCTTTACCGGAGCGCTGGGCGGAGCGGCCAACGACCCGCAACGGCTGATCCTGTTCTGCGCGATCGTTGCCGCAGCGCTGTTCGGCCTGTCGCTGGTTGCCTGCGCCTGGACGTTGCTTATCCCGTCGAGCCGTTCGCGCGCCGCCCAGCGCGTCCACGCCTTTCGCAGCGGACTGGGCGCGGCCGCGGCCGCGTTGGCCATCGGCCCCTCGCTGTTCGTTCTGGGGCGAATGCTCGCGCCGCTGGTCGGACGCGACGGTCTGGCGCTCGCCGGTTGCGCAACAGCCGCAGCCCTGGGGCTGAGCATCGGCGCGGCCCTGTCACGCGCCCTGCCCCGCGATGCGGCCGGACGCTGGATCAAGGTCGTGATGGCGCTGGAACTGGTCTACCTGATGTTGGCCGTCTACCTGGGACCGCGCGTCCTGCTTTCGCCGCCTGCCAATTCACTGACCGCCGCGGCGCTGGCCGCTGCGTTGCTGATTCCCGCTGCCGCGGGCTTCGGCACGCTGCTGGGAGCCGGCCTCACGGCCGGGGCCTCGGGCAGGCTCGGACCAGCCGGGTTGGTGGTCTGCTGCGCCCTGGCGTTGCCGGCCGGCGTTTTGCTATCACTGTTGCTGCCGCTGTACTTGGGGTTGATTAAGACCGCCCTTTGCGGCGCGGCCCTGGGTCTGCTCGCCGCCTTTGTGCTGCCCGAGGAGCTTGATCCCGAAGGCTGAGAAATAGCTGTCTGGGCGATCAGGGTTGGGATTGCCGCCCGCCCTCGGCGGTCTGCTGTTCAAGCAGCAGGTCCAGCACCTCGAGCACCGCCACGGCGTCGCTAGAAGACGGAAGCACGCTGTGGATCCGCGCCTCGTCCTCACTGCTCAACGTCGGGACCACTGAATCCGAGCGGATGGCGATCAAGGCCAGTTCCGGACGCAGCTCGCCGACCGCGTGCAGCACCTGTTGGGCCGAACCGTGGGGCAACCCCAGATCGAGCAGCACAATGTCGATGATCGGCCCCTGCTGTTCCACCGCCTCGATCGCCTCGCGAGCGTTGGAGGCTGGGATCACGCTGTAGCCCGCACGGGTCAACACCGACTGCAGCATGCCCGACATATGCCGCTTGGCGTGAGCCAGCAGTACGGTGCAGGTCAAGCCGCCGGAGATCAGCTGCTCGCGCCGCAGATCCAGGTTCTCGGCGGCGGGCAGGTAGATCGTAACGCAGTTGCCCGCGTCCCGTCGGCTCGTCGCCCGCACGTACCCGGAGTGGGACTTGACGATGCCGTAGACCATCGACAGGCCCACGCCGTGACGCTGGCCGCGGCGGTCGATCGTGAACGGCATGAACAGCGTCTGCAGCGCCCGGGAGTCGATGGGCGGCCCGTGGTCGATGATTTCGACGGTGACGTATCTGCCCGGCGGGATTGTGTCCCGCTCGTCCGACAGCGCCTGTTGGAGATCGATCATGTCGACAATCATCTCGGCCGAATCGGCGCGCGGCGCGGCCTGGCGCGCGTTGATCATCAGCGACAGCAGGGCCTGTTCGAACATCCCCGAGTCGAGGCGCACCGGGGCCGGCGCGCTGTTGATCTTGAGCTTCACCTCCCAGACGGGATCGATCGTCTTGTTCAGCTCGGGCAGCAAATCCTCGATCAGCCTGGTAACGTCGAACAGCCGCGGATGGGCGCGGGGTTCGGCCGAAATGTACTTGAGCTGCTCGGCCATGCGCATCACGCTGCGCCCGGCCTCCTCCATCGCCTCGAGGCTGCGGTAGACCCGGTCGTCGGTGGGCAGGATCGACTTGGCCACCGCGCTGTGACCGAGGATCACGCTCATCTGTTCGGCCAGGCGGCGTGAGATGCCGCCGGCGAGGATCTCCAGCCCCTCGATCTTGGCCTCGGCGGTCAGCGCGCGCTCCATCCGCTTGCGCTCGGTGATGTCGCGGATGATCGTGATCACGCGCTGCACCTGGCCCAACGAATCGTGGATCGGGATCTTGCTCGTCTCGGTCCAGAACTGCCGGTCCTCGGTCTCGGTGAACTCTTCGCTGATCTGCGGTTCGCCGTTCTCGAACACCGCGCGATACTCCCGCAAGGCCTTTTCCGGGATAAAGGGAAAGACCTCGGAAATCTTGGCGCCCACCGGCGTAGCGGAGAAGCCCAACTCGGAGGCGACGCGTTCCAGCGCCTCGTTGCACAACACGATCCGCAGATCGCGGTCGGCCACGTGAACGATGTCGTCCAGCGCGTCGATCGTCGTGCGGTAGCGCTCCTCGCTTTGACGCAACGCCTCCTCGGCCTCGCGGCGCTTGGTGATGTCGCGGATAACCGCCAGCACGCGATCCTCGCCCAGGCGTTTGGCGTTGATCTCGACCTGGACCGAGCTGCCGTCCTCGCGGGCGATCACGGCCTCGGTCAATATCCGCTCGCCGCGCAATACCCGCTTGAAGTTCTGCTGGTGAAGCTCTCTGTCGTCAGCCCGGTGCAGGTCGGTCAGCAGCTTGCCGATCAGCTCGTTGCGCAAGCGGCCCGCCAACTGACAGGCTGCTTGGTTGACGTCGGTGATCCGCCCCTTGGAGTCGTAGACCAAAATCGCGTCGGAGGCCTGCTCCATCAGTTGGCGATACTTTGCCTCGCTACGGCGCAACGCCTCCTCGGCCTGCCTGCGCTCGCTGATGTCGCGGATGCTGGCCTGAAAGGTGTTCTCGTCGATGCGCGAGGCCGTAATTTCGACCGGTATCACCCGACCGTCAGAGCGTCGCAGCTCGCGCTCGTGGCGCACCACCTTGCCTTGCATCACCTCGGCGATGCGCAGCGGACTGTGCTTAAGGTTCTCGTGGGTGATAAATCCGGGGGCTCCCTCGCGCTTTAAATAATCAAGGGGGCGATCGAGCAGCTCGAGAAACTTGGGATTGGCGTCGAGCATCTTGCCGTTGACGTCGGCGATAAGGATCGAGTCCGAGGCGTTCTCGAGCAGCAGGCGGTAGCGTTGTTCGCTCTTTCGCAACGCTTCGTCCGAGACCTTGCGTTCTGTGACGTCCTGGCCGAAGACCAGAAACAGCTCTTGTCCGTGCCAGCCGCGAAACAGCGTCGAGTTCCATGCCAAGCAGCGCAGCTCGCCTGAGCGAGTGACGATCGTCGCCTCGTGATAAGAAAGCCGACCCTGCTCAAGCATGGAATTGAAAACGGTCTTCGCCTTTTCACCCATGCCCTGCGGCACGAAGCGCTCAATGAAGTCCCGATCGACCAACTGCTCCAGAGCGTAGCCGGAGAGCTCGATGAAAAACCGGTTGGCGTAACGGATCTTGTGATCTGTGGTCAACGCAATGACGCAGATGCCCAGCATGTCCAGGCCGCGTTTGAGCAGGTCGACGTCGAAGCTGCCCAGGTCGCTGGGAAGCTCGATCGCCTTGAACGACTTGTTGTTATTTTCTTCAGCCAATCGCCCGATCCCCTGCTTCCGGCCCGCAACCTCGACGAATGATATTGCAGGCTGGCTCCTTACCGTTCTCGATGCTACGCTCCGCGCAATGGGTTGTCGATACACCAAGGTTGCGATCATTGGGGGAGGTCCCGCGGGCGCGGTCTGCGCGGAGTACCTGGCGCGCGCAGGCTGCGATGTCACGGTGTTCGAGGGACGCGTCTGCTGGGAGAAGCCCTGCGCCGGCGGACTGACCCCGCTGCTGTTCGACGAGTTTCCCTGGATGCACGCACTGGATCAAAATTGCACCAGGGCCGACCGCGCGCGGATCGAACTGTTCGACGACAAAATCGAGATCGAGCTTTCCCGTCCGATCCGCATGGTGACCAGGGCCGACCTGGCGCGCCTGCTTCGGGGGCGCACCCAATCCGCGGGTGCGCGTTGGGTCGATCGTTTCGCGCGTACGATCGAGCCCGCAGGACCATCGGTGCTGGTCGAGGGCGAGCGTTTCGACTGCGTGGTCGGCGCGGACGGCGCAAGCTCGAGCGTGCGCCGCAGGCTCTCCACGCCGTTGTCGCGCGAGGACATGGCGCTCAGCTCAGGTCTCTACGTGCCCGCGCGATTCCAGCGCGGGATCGTGGTGCGCATGCTGCCGCAGCTGTGCGGCTACGCCTGGATTTTCCCCCGTCCGGACTGCACCAGCGTCGGAGTGGTCGGCGCCTACGCCGCCACTGACGGCCGCGAACTGCGGCGCGAAGCCGAACGTCTGGCGCGCGATTATTTGCCGGCCGCGGCGGTGGATGCCGCGCGTCCCTTCGGCCATCCGCTGCCCGCGGTACGCGGCGGGCTGTTGCTCGACGACGGATTGTGGAGCGATCGCTTCGCGCTGGTGGGCGACGCTGCGGGGCTGTGCGACCAGCTCACCGGCGAGGGCATTCGCTGGGCGATGCTCTCGGGCAAGCTGGCGGCCGAGGCGATCGCCGCCGGCGAGATGCGGCGCTACGCTGACGCACTGCGTAAACGCGTGCTGCCCGAGCTCGCCCTCTGCGGACGTTACGTGTCGCGCATTTTGCGTCGCGGCCCGCTGCGGTTGGCTGGATTATTCGGTCCGCGATCGAGTTTGTTGCGGCGCGCGATCGACGATTATCTGACCGGCAGCTTGAGCTATCCGAACTTCAAGCAGCGCTTGATTTACCCCGCGCCGTTGTTCTTCGGTCAACTCGCCGTGCAGTTTTTATTTTCCAAACGTAAGTGAATTGTTGACATAGCCAAGTGCGCTTCGATATAAGTTTTTTAACAGTTCTTTGAAACATCAGGAAAAAAACGAAAAACGATATGGGGAAATCGTTCGGCGCTTCCAAAGCCCTATTTGACGGGCATTTTCGGGCGCCGTACGGACAGGCCGTTGCCGAGTAGGCGTCGCGTGTCTGTCGAGCGGGTCGCGAAGCTGCATGGGAAAAGACAACGAGAATTCGCGGCGCGTCATTCACAGCATGGTTTGGTCTCGCCTCTCAACGGTTCGACTGAGGGAGCTAACCATAACAGGAGGTCAGGAAAGTGCCTGTGAAAAAAACTGCTGCGAAAAAGAAGGTAGCCAAAAAGCCCGTAGCCAAGAAGGCTGTAGCCAAGAAGGCTGTGGCAAAGAAGGCTCCGGCAAAGAAGGTCGTGAAAAAGGCCGTTGCAAAGAAGGCTCCGGCAAAGAAGATCGTGAAGAAGGCCGTCGCCAAGAAGGCCCCGGCAAAGAAGATCGTGAAGAAGAAAGCCGTCGCCAAGAAGGCCCCGGCGAAGAAGGCCGTGAAGAAGGTCGTGAAGAAGAAAGCCGTCGCCAAGAAGGCCCCGGCAAAGAAGGCCGTGAAGAAGGTCGTGAAAAAGAAAGCCGTTGCCAAGAAGGCCCCGGCGAAGAAGGTCGTGAAGAAGGCCGTTGCCAAGAAGGCCCCGGCAAAGAAGGCCGTGAAGAAGAAAGTCGTTGCCAAGAAGGCCCCGGCTAAAAAAGTCGTAAAGAAGAAAGCTCCGGCCAAGAAGAAATAGTCGGTCGCTTTAATCTGAGCTAGATTAGAAGGGCGTTCCCGAGAGGGGCGTCCTTTCTTCTTTTCAAGAGGTCCGCAACAGAATGGATGACGAGGGCGTCAAGGTCGTATCCAGAAACCGCAAGGCACGCCACAACTACGCCATCGAGGACACACTGGAAGCCGGGCTCTCGCTGCAGGGCACCGAGGTCAAGAGCCTGCGCGAGGGACGCGCGAGCCTCACCGACGGCTACGTGTCTTTCGATAAGGGCCAAGCCTACTTGGTCTCAGTGCACATCGACGAGTACTCCCACGGCAACCGCTTCAACCACGAGCCGCTACGCAGGCGCAGACTGTTGTTGCACAAGGAAGAGATCCGACGCCTGTCGGTCAAGGTTGCGCAACGCGGCCTGTCGGTGGTGCCGTTGCAGATTCACTTCCGCCGCGGCAAAGCCAAGGTGCTGCTTGGAGTCGGTCGCGGCAAGCGCACGCAAGATAAGCGCGAGACGCTCAAGCGCCGCGACCTGGACCGCGAGATGGAGCGCGAGTTGCGCCGTCGCTAGCCCGTACTAAATTAAATTAGAGCGTAGACGATCAGCGCCGCGGCAGCGGTCTGGGTGAAGTTCAGTGTCTCGTTGGGATCCAGGTGCCAGATGTCGAAGATCCCGCCGAGCACACTCTCGAAGTGGATCGCGACCAAGGCCGCGAGGGAGACGAGCAACACGCCGCTGCCATCGACCAATCCCAATACGAATGCCAGAGCGGCGATCAACGCGCCGCCTAGTCCCCCAAGCACGGTGCCGGCCAAGCTGACCGCGCCCTCGGTGCCCACTGACACGCGCTGGAAGTTGTTGAGCGAGATGGGATGCTTGCCGTAGAGCTGCCCCAACTCCGAGGCGATGGTGTCGGCCAGCGCCGCGGCCATTCCCGCGGCCATGCACGGCAGCGGCCAGATCGCATCGGGCAACGCCAGGTGTGCGATGCCGACGATGGCCGTAACGCTGGTATTGGCCAGGGCGTGCTTGGCGCTACGGCGTCCGCCCTTTTTCTGGGCGATCCCCTTGGCTGCCTTGAGTGCGTACTTGTGGCGGCTGGCCGCAGTACCCACGATGAAGAACGTCAGCAGCAGCATGTAGCCTTGCCATCCGCCGCCGATCCAAATCGCGATGCCCACCAGCAGGCCGCCGATCACGCCCGAGATGTCCACGGCGCGCGCGCGATAACTCACCGCGGCGATCAGACCGTTGATGCCCAAGCCGAGTAAGAGGTTCAGCGGCGAGAAGGGATCCATTGTTTAGGCGAGTTTCAACTGCAGCAGCCAGATCACCAGCGCGCCGCAGGCCGGGACCGTGATGTTGTCGACCACCGGCAGCGGCAGGCTCTCGACGATGGCGCAGCACAGTGAGGCGACCACCGCGATGGTCCAGATCTGACCGCCGTTTAAAAGCGGCATGCCCGGCACCGGCCACAGCCAAGTGAACCAGCCGATCAGCATCACGCTGCCCAGAATGCCGAAGAACACGAACGCCAGCGTGCCGATCCAACTCTTGTCGCGGTTCCACGGCAGCTTGTCTTCCCCGTAGCTCACGCCGAACAGGTTGGCGAAGGCGTCGCCGAAAGCCATGATCGACCAGGCGCCGGCCACGATCCACATTTGCTCACGCGTGTGGAAAACCAAAATCAGCAGCAGCACCATCGCGCCGTAGGCGATCTTGCCCGCCGAGTATCCGCGCAGGCGTTCGTCCTCGCGCATCGTATCTTTGATCAGCAGCTTGGAGCCGACGATGCCGTAGATCACCGAGAGCACGGCAAGTACCAGCGCCAGCCAGATCGGCAGATATTTAAGCAGAAAGGCGAAGGCGATCGGCGCGATATGCTCGGCTTTACGCCGATGCTCGGAATAGGCGACGTTGTTCATTCTGGATCGGATTTCAGTCCGTGGGCTCAGCCGCAGGTTGCTCGGACTTGACGAAGCCGCTGAGCACGATCGCGTAGCGCTCGCCGGGATAGGGATGCACGTCGGGCATGTCGCGGAACAGCCAGCCCTGCCAATCGACCTCGCCGCTGATCTTGACCTGGGCCGCGGGATTGAGCGGCTCGCTGGTCACGCTGGTGATCGAGTCTTCGCTCATCACGAATGCGGGCAAAAAGTTCAGCACCTCGATGGTCAGCTTGGGCTCGGTCTGCTCGACGGTCAGCTTGCCGTGGATCGGCACCTGGACCTGCAGCAGCTCGGCTTGCGTTTTGCGCTCGCTAATGGCGATCAGCACCTTGCTGTATGCCTGCTCCACCTGCTCGGACACCACCACCTTGCGCTCGATCGGCTGGCCCATGCCCTGCTGCCCGGTAGGAGCCATTTGCGGAGGCATCTGCGGAGGCATCTGCGGAGGCATTTGTGGAGGCATTTCTACGGCCGCCTGCTCGACCGGCTGCGCGTCCGCCGGAGTCGGCTCACTCTCGCGGCAACCGTAAAGCGGCAGCGCGCAGAGCAGCACAATGCTCAGACCGAAGGCGATCAGTGTAAACCGGTAGTTGGTCAATGTGGCTCGCAACTCGGCGTGCATCATTCCTCCTCGAAATCCAGTGCCGTGCGCCAAAAATGGCGACTAATAATACGCGCGCAATGCGTTGAATTCCAGCCCCGGCAATGCATTACCCGAGAAACCGGCGTACTTCTTGACTTTATATCAATAAATTGCTATATTGCAATACGTGAATATTTAATCGAGGATTACAACATGCCGTTGTACGAATATAAGTGTAAAGAATGCGGCCTCGAGTTTGATGAACTCGTCAGCCTCTCCAAGCGCGACCAGGTGCGCTGCCCCAAGTGCCAAGGTGATCCCGAGCGCAAACTCTCGGGATTCGTCAGCAGCGGGGGCGGGGGCGGCCTTTCGAGCTCGTCGTGCTCCTCCGGGCCGACGGGCTTTAGCTGAGGCTCGTAAGCAGGCGCGGTCGCGCCTTCGATTTTCCGCACATCTCCCCGCCGAGGTTGGTCCTTGGCGATCTATATTGAATAATATCGATCACTCGCGCGTATAGCCCTCAAAGGGAGGCGGCGATTGATAAACACATGGCAGATCGTACTGCTGGTGGTTGGCATCGTTGGGACGCTGATGCTGGCCAGCGTGCTGGTGCTTGGAAAGGTGCGCAAGGTCGGCCGGTCCAAACGCGACGCGCTGCTGGCCCGCGTGGGCGAGCACAACCTGCTGCGCTTCGAGCCCGCGGCCAACTGCTTCGGCCGCAAGTCCTTAGGGCTGGCCCAGGTGCGCGGCAACGGCTGCTGGGCCCTGACCGCCGATCGGATCGTGTTCGACTATTGGGTCGGGGGCAAGGATTTCGAGATCCCCCTGAGCAACGTCACGGCAACACGCACCGGCAAGAGCTTCCTGGGCAAGACCAAGGGACATCCGCTGCTGATCGTGGAGTACACCAACGAGTCGGGGCAAGCCGACGAGGCCGCCTGGCTGCTGGCCGACGTCGATTCGGCCAAGGCCGAAGTCGACCAACGTAGAGGCTAGTGAACCCTGTCTCGCACTTCCTCATCGGCTGGGTCACGGCCAACACGGTCGAGCTGACCCGACGCGACCGCGCACTGATCGTGATTGCCGGAGTTGCCCCGGACCTCGACGGCCTGGGGATTGTGGCTGAGAAAGCCACGCAGCACAGCGAGCAGCCCCTGCTCTGGTGGACGCAATATCATCACGTGCTGTGCCACAACCTGGGGTTCGGCCTACTGCTGACTGCCCTGGCCCTGGTGCTTGCCAAGACCCGACGCGCGATAACCGCGCTGCTGGCCCTGCTGGCGTTCCATTTGCACCTGCTCGGCGATTTGGTGGGCGCACGCGGCCCTGAGGGCGACCAATGGCCGATCCCCTATTTGCTGCCCTTCTCCGACAAATGGGAACTTGCCTGGTCGCACCAATGGGCGCTCAACGCCTGGCCCAACTTTGCGATTACCGCCGCCATGCTCGCCGCTACATTCTACCTGGCAGCCAAACGCGGCTACTCCCCCCTGGAGTTCGTATCACAAAAGGCTGATAAGAAGTTCGTCGAAACGCTGAGGAAGCGGTTTGGGGAAAACTGGCCCAGCGGGTAATTATTCGCATTCGGCCCAGTTCCACCCGGGTGTGGGCTGGAAAAGAGATCGATCAGGATCGCACTTTAACGCTCGACAGACCCTCTCCAGACAATTAAGCCCCTCTTCCTCGTGGCGATAGCAATGCATTTCCTCGGAATCGGCTTCGCACGAGGCGACGCACTCAGCAATCGAAGGTTGTTCAAAAATCCTTTGGGCGTCTGAGCAATTCAACAACATATCGCAACGCTCGACACAAGCGTCGTGCCCGAAATCCTCCTCGTCATCGTTGCCCTCGTCGTCTTCGTCATGATCATCATCATTGTCATCGATATCGTCGTCGCCATCGATATCGTCGTCGCCATCGATATTCACGTCATCATTGTTGTTGTCTTCTGACCTGCTGTTGTCATCGCTATCATCGTCGCTGGTGCAAGAGAGGCAACCGAACAGCAGTAATACAATACAAATATAATATATTATCGACCTATACTTATTCCCCATCGCGCCCTCATTTACCTTGATTGCATACAAACTATAATAGCTACACTGTTTTGTCAATATTTACATTCGCTCGATGTTTCAGCTTGAATTCATCTCGTAAAAGGTTGGCAAATACCTCTGTGAGACGCTGAGGAAGCGGTTTAAAACCGATGGCGGGTGTTAACAGGATGATATCGCACCTTGGTCCATACGATCTCATTGGCGCTTTGGGACTCGGCAGCCGGATTGTCCAACACAATGGCGTCTTTGCTTTTAATAGTGACGTATATCTCCTGGTTGTCAATGACCACCACGGCCTTGTCGCCTGAACAGCTCGTCATTGATAGCGAGGCCACTTCAGGCCGACGCGAGGTCACTTCCAGGATCCTTTGGCCACTGCCAAATTCAAACGTGGTTCTGATCTTGATCCCCCGGCCCGCTTCGTGCTCCCAAGACCCGGACAGCCTGTCCTGACACGCTTTCAGGTCGTTCCCTGACGACCCCGGCAGCATTCCGCACGCTACACAGAATAACGCAGCGCTCCCGATCATCACGCAGACCAGCACCGCCCCGAACCTTTGGCTGTGCATTGCCATCCCCCTGATTCTGGGAAAAGTCCCTTTTCCGAACCCCGAAAACCCTCGCATGCTATTTCTTTTTATATTTTAACCTTATACTAACTGCACACGATGAAAGCAACTCCTTTGCCGCCGCCTTCTACCTGGAAGCCAAACGCGGCTACTTCTCCCTGGATTTCATCTCACAAAGGGCGTATAATAAGTTTGTTGAATTTTCAAGAAAGAGGTTCGGAAATGCATTGGATCACTGATATACAAAAATATTGGTCAGAGATGACTAAAACTGCTCGTTCTTTAATTAAAGCCGCTTTCGCGACGCTTATATTATTTTCCCTTATC
It contains:
- a CDS encoding archease, encoding MTDPTYRVLDHPADLYLELEAHDERELFVAAAQALYDLTVGDYAAPAAERLELEVEGRDLEHLLQRWLSELLFVLDAQRIAVRQVEVTRLETGRVSGSAQGVRLADLQEPPKLEIKAATFHGLQIDRGDGKIVARVLFDV
- a CDS encoding PAS domain S-box protein, whose translation is MAEENNNKSFKAIELPSDLGSFDVDLLKRGLDMLGICVIALTTDHKIRYANRFFIELSGYALEQLVDRDFIERFVPQGMGEKAKTVFNSMLEQGRLSYHEATIVTRSGELRCLAWNSTLFRGWHGQELFLVFGQDVTERKVSDEALRKSEQRYRLLLENASDSILIADVNGKMLDANPKFLELLDRPLDYLKREGAPGFITHENLKHSPLRIAEVMQGKVVRHERELRRSDGRVIPVEITASRIDENTFQASIRDISERRQAEEALRRSEAKYRQLMEQASDAILVYDSKGRITDVNQAACQLAGRLRNELIGKLLTDLHRADDRELHQQNFKRVLRGERILTEAVIAREDGSSVQVEINAKRLGEDRVLAVIRDITKRREAEEALRQSEERYRTTIDALDDIVHVADRDLRIVLCNEALERVASELGFSATPVGAKISEVFPFIPEKALREYRAVFENGEPQISEEFTETEDRQFWTETSKIPIHDSLGQVQRVITIIRDITERKRMERALTAEAKIEGLEILAGGISRRLAEQMSVILGHSAVAKSILPTDDRVYRSLEAMEEAGRSVMRMAEQLKYISAEPRAHPRLFDVTRLIEDLLPELNKTIDPVWEVKLKINSAPAPVRLDSGMFEQALLSLMINARQAAPRADSAEMIVDMIDLQQALSDERDTIPPGRYVTVEIIDHGPPIDSRALQTLFMPFTIDRRGQRHGVGLSMVYGIVKSHSGYVRATSRRDAGNCVTIYLPAAENLDLRREQLISGGLTCTVLLAHAKRHMSGMLQSVLTRAGYSVIPASNAREAIEAVEQQGPIIDIVLLDLGLPHGSAQQVLHAVGELRPELALIAIRSDSVVPTLSSEDEARIHSVLPSSSDAVAVLEVLDLLLEQQTAEGGRQSQP
- a CDS encoding NAD(P)/FAD-dependent oxidoreductase translates to MGCRYTKVAIIGGGPAGAVCAEYLARAGCDVTVFEGRVCWEKPCAGGLTPLLFDEFPWMHALDQNCTRADRARIELFDDKIEIELSRPIRMVTRADLARLLRGRTQSAGARWVDRFARTIEPAGPSVLVEGERFDCVVGADGASSSVRRRLSTPLSREDMALSSGLYVPARFQRGIVVRMLPQLCGYAWIFPRPDCTSVGVVGAYAATDGRELRREAERLARDYLPAAAVDAARPFGHPLPAVRGGLLLDDGLWSDRFALVGDAAGLCDQLTGEGIRWAMLSGKLAAEAIAAGEMRRYADALRKRVLPELALCGRYVSRILRRGPLRLAGLFGPRSSLLRRAIDDYLTGSLSYPNFKQRLIYPAPLFFGQLAVQFLFSKRK
- a CDS encoding histone H1-like repetitive region-containing protein is translated as MPVKKTAAKKKVAKKPVAKKAVAKKAVAKKAPAKKVVKKAVAKKAPAKKIVKKAVAKKAPAKKIVKKKAVAKKAPAKKAVKKVVKKKAVAKKAPAKKAVKKVVKKKAVAKKAPAKKVVKKAVAKKAPAKKAVKKKVVAKKAPAKKVVKKKAPAKKK
- the smpB gene encoding SsrA-binding protein SmpB; protein product: MDDEGVKVVSRNRKARHNYAIEDTLEAGLSLQGTEVKSLREGRASLTDGYVSFDKGQAYLVSVHIDEYSHGNRFNHEPLRRRRLLLHKEEIRRLSVKVAQRGLSVVPLQIHFRRGKAKVLLGVGRGKRTQDKRETLKRRDLDREMERELRRR
- a CDS encoding DUF92 domain-containing protein — protein: MDPFSPLNLLLGLGINGLIAAVSYRARAVDISGVIGGLLVGIAIWIGGGWQGYMLLLTFFIVGTAASRHKYALKAAKGIAQKKGGRRSAKHALANTSVTAIVGIAHLALPDAIWPLPCMAAGMAAALADTIASELGQLYGKHPISLNNFQRVSVGTEGAVSLAGTVLGGLGGALIAALAFVLGLVDGSGVLLVSLAALVAIHFESVLGGIFDIWHLDPNETLNFTQTAAAALIVYALI
- a CDS encoding zinc ribbon domain-containing protein, coding for MPLYEYKCKECGLEFDELVSLSKRDQVRCPKCQGDPERKLSGFVSSGGGGGLSSSSCSSGPTGFS
- a CDS encoding metal-dependent hydrolase, which produces MNPVSHFLIGWVTANTVELTRRDRALIVIAGVAPDLDGLGIVAEKATQHSEQPLLWWTQYHHVLCHNLGFGLLLTALALVLAKTRRAITALLALLAFHLHLLGDLVGARGPEGDQWPIPYLLPFSDKWELAWSHQWALNAWPNFAITAAMLAATFYLAAKRGYSPLEFVSQKADKKFVETLRKRFGENWPSG